A single Ctenopharyngodon idella isolate HZGC_01 chromosome 22, HZGC01, whole genome shotgun sequence DNA region contains:
- the trappc6b gene encoding trafficking protein particle complex subunit 6b, with product MADEALFQFLHSEIIQYVNSAETGESENGRCVSKLENMGFRVGQGLIERFTKDTPRFKDELDVMKFICKDFWTSVFKKQIDNLRTNHQGIYVLQDNKFRLLTQLSAGKQYLEHAPKFLAFTCGLVRGALSNLGVKSIVTAEVSVMPACKFQVMIQKI from the exons ATGGCAGACGAGGCTCTCTTTCAGTTCCTTCACAGTGAAATTATTCAGTATGTCAACAGTGCAGAAACTGGAGAATCG GAGAATGGACGATGTGTTTCTAAACTTGAGAACATGGGGTTTCGTGTGGGACAAGGACTTATTGAGAG GTTTACCAAAGACACACCACGTTTCAAAGATGAGCTTGATGTCATGAAGTTCATCTGCAAAGATTTTTGGACCAGTGTTTTTAAGAAGCAGATTGACAACCTGAGAACAAACCACCAG GGTATTTATGTGTTACAAGATAACAAGTTCCGTCTGCTGACACAACTGTCTGCTGGCAAACAGTATCTGGAACATGCGCCGAAG TTTTTAGCTTTCACCTGTGGACTCGTCCGAGGAGCACTTTCAAACCTTGGTGTGAAAAGTATAGTCACAGCGGAAGTGTCGGTCATGCCTGCCT GTAAATTCCAGGTGATGATCCAGAAGATTTGA